In Geotalea uraniireducens, the genomic window AGCTGCGGCTCCAGTCGGAGAAGATCCTCGCCATCGAAGAACAGCTCCGCCGGGCGGAAAAGCTCTCCACCATGGGGGAACTGGCGGCGGTGCTCGCCCACGAGATCCGCAACCCGCTCGGTTCGATCCGCGGCACCGCCGAGATTCTCCGCGACGACTACCGGCCGGGGGACCGGAAGTACGAATTCCTCGAAATCCAGATCAAGGAGACCGAGCGGCTCAACCGGGTGGTGGAGGACTTCCTGCGGATGGCCCGGCCGCAGCCGCCGGCGCTGGGGCGCTGCGCCGTCCAGGAGGAGCTGGAGACCATCGTCACCCTGGTGGCCAACGACGCCCGGGAGCGGCAGATCGCCCTGGAGCTGGCGCCGCCGCCGCGACCGCCGATCATCCGCGGCGACGGCGAAAAGCTCCGCCAGGCCTTCCTCAACATCATCATCAACGCCCTCCAGGCGACCCCGGCCGGCGGCCGGGTGACGATCGCCACCACCCTCGTCCCGGCCGGCGACCATCCGACCGGCTGCGAGATCAGCATCCGCGACAGCGGCGCCGGCATGGACGCCGCCACCCGGATGCGGATCTTCGAGCCGTTTTTCACTACCAAGCCCAACGGCACCGGTCTCGGGCTCGCCATCACCCGCAAGATCGTCGAGAGCCACGGCGGCACCTTGGCGGTAGCCAGTGAGCCGGGCCGGGGGACCACCGTCACGATCAGCCTGCCGCTCAGCCGGGGGGCGGAAGAGGAGCGTCCATGAAAGCGAAAATCCTGGTCATCGACGA contains:
- a CDS encoding two-component system sensor histidine kinase NtrB; translation: MEKPALPRPFILTAFIVVISLFHYLTPLRLPMLHDIFQRLYYLPIILAAFWYGLRGGLACSLAVSLVYVPHLFFQWGGHVGMELEKYLEIVLYNVVGGVTGFLSQKERERSAELRRTAAGLEESYRQLRLQSEKILAIEEQLRRAEKLSTMGELAAVLAHEIRNPLGSIRGTAEILRDDYRPGDRKYEFLEIQIKETERLNRVVEDFLRMARPQPPALGRCAVQEELETIVTLVANDARERQIALELAPPPRPPIIRGDGEKLRQAFLNIIINALQATPAGGRVTIATTLVPAGDHPTGCEISIRDSGAGMDAATRMRIFEPFFTTKPNGTGLGLAITRKIVESHGGTLAVASEPGRGTTVTISLPLSRGAEEERP